The Prosthecobacter vanneervenii genome has a segment encoding these proteins:
- a CDS encoding L,D-transpeptidase yields MLKHLLLLCCLFVAGVRAQDTGPAKNDPSVPKDRDTILRIQIFLDKHLYGPGKLDGAVGEFTYKAVVNYNYAHGFKDIYNWARIQEAAEAEVPVVYAAFKIQPVLVKYVTTELPEDYEKASAYPYMAYRSMLELIAERFHTDESFVAVLNPKKDLSALKPGDIVVVPNVKSFRIEDIKPMQGFKADPALSARTIVVDTTERMAAVYDDKEVMLAAFPITPGKPQFIPVGTWKVQSMVTTPTFRYDKQFLEEGVRGEEAFQIPPGPNSPIGVIWCGLSKSGIGLHGTAQPRTIGRTRSAGCVRFANWDAIRLPTLIRPGTRVIVR; encoded by the coding sequence ATGCTGAAACACCTCCTCCTGCTCTGCTGCCTTTTCGTGGCCGGGGTCCGCGCTCAGGACACCGGACCGGCCAAGAATGATCCCTCGGTGCCGAAGGATCGCGACACGATTCTGCGCATCCAGATCTTTTTGGACAAGCACCTCTACGGCCCAGGCAAGCTGGATGGCGCGGTGGGAGAGTTCACCTACAAGGCGGTGGTGAACTACAACTACGCCCACGGCTTCAAGGACATCTACAACTGGGCGCGCATCCAGGAAGCTGCTGAGGCCGAGGTGCCCGTGGTCTATGCCGCCTTTAAGATCCAGCCCGTACTGGTGAAGTACGTCACCACCGAGCTGCCAGAGGACTATGAAAAAGCCTCGGCCTACCCCTACATGGCCTACCGCAGCATGCTGGAGCTGATCGCCGAGCGCTTTCACACAGACGAGTCCTTCGTGGCTGTGCTCAATCCCAAGAAGGACCTCTCCGCGCTGAAGCCCGGTGACATTGTCGTGGTGCCAAACGTGAAGTCCTTCCGCATCGAGGACATCAAGCCCATGCAGGGCTTCAAGGCAGATCCTGCACTCAGTGCACGCACCATCGTGGTGGACACCACGGAGCGCATGGCGGCGGTGTATGATGACAAGGAGGTCATGCTGGCGGCCTTTCCCATCACACCGGGCAAGCCGCAGTTCATCCCCGTGGGCACGTGGAAGGTGCAGAGCATGGTGACCACGCCCACCTTTCGCTACGACAAGCAGTTTCTGGAGGAAGGCGTGCGCGGGGAGGAAGCCTTTCAAATCCCGCCGGGTCCCAACAGCCCCATCGGTGTGATCTGGTGCGGACTGAGCAAATCGGGCATCGGCCTGCACGGCACGGCACAGCCGCGCACCATCGGACGCACCCGCAGCGCCGGGTGTGTGCGCTTTGCCAACTGGGACGCCATACGCCTGCCCACTCTTATCCGGCCAGGAACGCGGGTGATCGTGCGTTAA
- a CDS encoding M81 family metallopeptidase gives MRILIAGLFHETHTFLDGLTTLSDFQIRRGEELWGSKGDSSPLGGVLELADEYGWQMIPATDYRAQPSATVADEVIEQFWKDLEPAVARADYDAIYLVLHGAMVSQTILDVEGEILRRLRTHTSVPIFGVFDLHANFSPQMAALADCLVGYRENPHTDAREAGLIAARLLQRCLTTGQRPRMQLHQPGLNWPPTGTATAADPMLTLERMAREFEGADESLWAMNIVAGFSFADTPDTGVSFVACTTADATPQLEALAQTAQKLTHLGQITDPSADEVLVQLKPQPSGLTVLVEPADNIGGGAPGDCTGLLRALIRHGIQDAAICIADHESVEALAAGERTIKLGGKGSRLDPGPLELEVELVALHDDGRFELEDKNSHLASMCGDVFDMGRCAVVRHAGITILITSVKTPPFDLGQWHSRGIAVEKLSVVAVKAAVAHRRAYDKIAARMLWVDTPGPCSSNLKALPYRHLKRD, from the coding sequence ATGCGCATCCTCATCGCCGGTCTCTTTCATGAGACCCACACCTTTCTCGACGGTCTCACCACGCTCTCTGATTTCCAAATCCGGCGCGGTGAGGAGCTGTGGGGCAGCAAGGGTGACTCCTCGCCGCTGGGTGGTGTGCTGGAGCTGGCGGATGAATATGGCTGGCAGATGATCCCCGCCACCGACTACCGCGCGCAGCCTTCGGCCACTGTGGCTGACGAGGTGATCGAGCAGTTTTGGAAGGATCTCGAGCCTGCTGTGGCGAGGGCAGATTACGACGCCATCTACCTCGTGCTGCATGGGGCCATGGTCTCTCAGACGATCTTGGATGTGGAAGGGGAAATCCTCCGCCGCCTGCGCACACACACGAGCGTACCCATCTTTGGCGTCTTTGATCTGCACGCTAATTTCTCCCCGCAGATGGCCGCGCTGGCAGACTGCCTCGTGGGCTACCGCGAAAATCCGCACACCGATGCTCGTGAGGCGGGCCTCATCGCCGCGCGGCTGCTGCAGCGCTGCCTCACCACAGGGCAGCGCCCGCGTATGCAGCTCCACCAGCCTGGCCTTAACTGGCCACCTACTGGCACAGCCACGGCGGCAGATCCCATGCTCACGCTGGAGCGCATGGCGCGTGAGTTTGAGGGAGCGGATGAATCGCTCTGGGCCATGAACATCGTCGCCGGATTCAGCTTTGCCGACACACCGGACACCGGCGTGAGCTTTGTGGCCTGCACCACGGCAGATGCCACGCCGCAATTGGAGGCGCTGGCGCAGACTGCACAGAAACTCACGCACTTGGGACAGATCACCGACCCATCTGCTGACGAGGTGCTGGTGCAGCTCAAGCCCCAGCCTTCGGGCCTCACCGTGCTGGTGGAGCCTGCCGACAACATCGGCGGCGGTGCACCTGGAGACTGCACAGGGCTGCTGCGTGCGCTCATTCGCCACGGTATTCAAGATGCCGCCATCTGCATCGCCGATCACGAATCAGTGGAGGCTCTGGCTGCTGGAGAGCGCACGATCAAACTCGGCGGCAAAGGCAGCCGCCTTGACCCTGGCCCGCTGGAGCTGGAGGTGGAACTCGTGGCGCTCCATGACGATGGCCGCTTTGAACTGGAGGATAAAAACAGCCATCTCGCCAGCATGTGCGGGGATGTCTTCGACATGGGCCGCTGCGCTGTGGTGCGGCATGCAGGCATCACCATTCTCATCACCAGCGTGAAGACGCCGCCCTTCGATCTCGGCCAGTGGCACAGCCGGGGCATTGCCGTGGAAAAGCTCTCCGTCGTGGCCGTCAAAGCCGCCGTGGCCCACCGCCGCGCCTATGACAAAATCGCCGCCCGCATGCTTTGGGTGGATACGCCTGGACCATGCAGCAGCAATCTGAAGGCGCTGCCATACAGGCATTTAAAGCGCGACTGA
- a CDS encoding universal stress protein — protein MKTIVALVDLSDLAFKILKLAHQLAAALKAQVVILHVVPLEPVVVDMGVMAPKVMQEPEEERVQMQYEQLLEMRDSMMKFGVDAVVRQLEGADLEAVLAEIKTLHADMVMLGSNHHSAFYRLLVGSVSDDILKHAECPVLVVPADAVPQKTSTGAFINAPAGPL, from the coding sequence ATGAAAACGATTGTTGCTCTTGTCGATCTGTCTGATCTCGCTTTCAAAATTCTCAAGCTGGCGCATCAGCTTGCGGCTGCGCTCAAGGCGCAGGTGGTCATTCTGCATGTCGTGCCGCTGGAGCCGGTGGTGGTCGACATGGGAGTGATGGCACCCAAGGTGATGCAGGAGCCGGAAGAAGAGCGGGTGCAGATGCAATATGAGCAGCTTCTGGAAATGCGGGACTCCATGATGAAATTTGGCGTGGATGCCGTTGTCCGGCAGCTGGAGGGGGCGGACCTTGAGGCCGTGCTGGCCGAGATCAAGACGCTGCATGCGGACATGGTGATGCTTGGCTCAAACCACCACAGTGCTTTTTACAGGCTGTTAGTCGGCAGCGTTTCGGACGATATTTTGAAACATGCGGAATGTCCGGTCCTCGTGGTGCCGGCGGATGCGGTGCCGCAGAAGACTAGCACTGGTGCTTTCATCAATGCACCCGCTGGGCCGCTGTAA
- a CDS encoding prenyltransferase/squalene oxidase repeat-containing protein, with product MSTHDPHHSSESGHQVPPGWERFQPPHVAEPVLQAVMVEESAPQPRIPPAFSHPRTPAWLRCWRQMGGGSLMLSIAVHVGSLLLAGLFIVGSQIVKPEVDFIPAGVSKASKEAARTLEYRVSTKNHATMMRKPPQSRVVVEPSEGPRLMNAYDMPLPDAGPGIVVAGVKVSTQVFVGRSSLDGLGPSAAVFRGPSIFSGRCSMQTRLEKLRQNGGTPECELAVSRSLAWLQSQQNADGSWGRTNKAAMTGLTLLCYLGRCETPESPFYGENVRNGLLYLVELARRNPHGLVSEQPLANSATYEHGIATYALGELYSFYRLGNSSLPGLREAFEKGVRLIIDQQNPRGAWTYGGKDAGLTYAYNKESSSEDLSVSGWQFQALKAAKHTGLKIEGLDAAIKRCCDYLESKQTKDGGFGKTNRDEHYNQWSLTGCGVLGLQTLADHKATAVKKGIRFLREFLSSEPLDWERNCNLYCWYYYTQAFFQAGGDDWKFYNSQFLPQILGAQNADGSFKRGRPNWPAGDAADAIYRQCLCTLQLEVYYRYLKVADRGESLIFER from the coding sequence ATGAGTACTCACGATCCACATCATTCGTCCGAGTCAGGTCATCAGGTGCCTCCGGGCTGGGAGCGGTTTCAGCCGCCGCATGTGGCGGAGCCAGTGCTGCAGGCGGTGATGGTTGAGGAGTCTGCCCCACAGCCTCGCATACCTCCAGCATTCTCACACCCGCGCACCCCGGCCTGGTTGCGCTGCTGGCGGCAGATGGGTGGTGGTTCGCTCATGCTCAGCATCGCGGTGCATGTGGGTTCGCTGCTGCTGGCGGGTTTGTTCATCGTCGGCAGCCAGATCGTGAAGCCTGAGGTGGATTTCATTCCTGCAGGAGTGAGCAAGGCAAGCAAGGAAGCTGCACGCACGCTGGAATATCGCGTGAGCACGAAGAACCATGCCACGATGATGAGAAAACCGCCGCAGTCGCGCGTTGTTGTGGAGCCAAGTGAAGGCCCCAGACTAATGAATGCCTATGACATGCCTTTGCCTGACGCAGGGCCAGGGATTGTGGTGGCTGGTGTCAAGGTGAGCACTCAGGTGTTTGTTGGCAGATCCAGTTTGGATGGCCTTGGGCCGTCTGCTGCCGTGTTTCGTGGGCCCAGCATATTCAGCGGTCGCTGTTCCATGCAAACACGCCTCGAAAAACTCCGGCAGAATGGCGGCACGCCGGAATGTGAGCTGGCGGTGTCGCGCTCACTGGCGTGGCTTCAGTCGCAGCAAAATGCCGATGGCTCCTGGGGCCGCACCAACAAGGCCGCCATGACGGGCCTCACGCTGCTCTGCTACCTGGGGCGCTGCGAGACGCCGGAGTCGCCCTTCTACGGCGAGAACGTGCGCAACGGCCTGCTCTATCTGGTGGAGCTGGCGCGGAGGAATCCGCACGGCCTCGTATCCGAGCAGCCGCTGGCCAATTCCGCCACCTATGAGCACGGCATCGCCACCTATGCGCTGGGGGAGCTGTATTCGTTTTACCGCCTTGGAAACAGCAGTTTGCCCGGACTGCGGGAGGCGTTTGAGAAAGGCGTGCGCCTCATCATCGACCAGCAGAACCCGCGCGGTGCCTGGACCTACGGCGGCAAGGACGCTGGACTAACTTATGCCTACAACAAAGAAAGCAGCAGCGAGGACCTTTCCGTGAGCGGCTGGCAGTTTCAGGCACTCAAGGCCGCGAAGCATACGGGGCTCAAGATTGAGGGGCTGGATGCCGCTATCAAGCGCTGTTGTGACTACCTGGAGTCCAAGCAGACGAAGGACGGCGGCTTTGGCAAAACCAACCGCGACGAGCACTACAACCAGTGGAGCCTCACCGGCTGCGGCGTGCTGGGCCTGCAGACGCTGGCGGATCACAAGGCCACCGCTGTGAAGAAAGGCATCCGCTTTCTGCGCGAGTTCCTCAGCAGCGAGCCTCTGGACTGGGAGCGCAACTGCAACCTCTACTGCTGGTACTACTACACCCAGGCCTTCTTCCAGGCAGGCGGTGACGACTGGAAGTTCTACAACTCACAGTTTCTGCCACAGATCCTCGGCGCGCAGAATGCCGATGGTTCCTTCAAACGTGGCCGCCCCAACTGGCCAGCAGGCGATGCCGCCGATGCCATCTACCGCCAGTGCCTCTGCACTCTGCAACTGGAGGTTTACTACCGCTACCTCAAGGTCGCAGACCGGGGGGAGAGTTTGATCTTTGAGCGGTGA
- the purU gene encoding formyltetrahydrofolate deformylase: MASKDIATLLIHCPDRPGLVHDVTGFIFSHQGNIIDLQQHIDSEQDAFFMRLEWSLENFTLENDEIEARLQPLARRHEMQMRLSFASQRKRIALFVTKENHCLYDLLARHESGDLPVDIPLIVANHETLRPAAERFGIPFHYFPITKENKLEQEAAQIELLRQQRIDTVVLARYMQIISPAMIAEFPHRILNIHHSFLPAFVGAKPYHQAFQRGVKIIGATSHYVTADLDEGPIIHQDVMRVSHEDSVHDLVRLGRDLEKTVLAKALWWHVRERVLVFKNKTVVFD, translated from the coding sequence ATGGCCTCAAAAGACATCGCCACCCTCCTCATTCACTGCCCCGACCGCCCCGGCCTGGTGCACGATGTCACCGGCTTCATCTTCTCGCATCAGGGGAATATCATCGACCTCCAGCAGCACATCGACTCCGAGCAGGATGCCTTCTTCATGCGCCTGGAATGGAGCCTGGAAAACTTCACGCTGGAGAATGATGAGATCGAGGCCCGCCTGCAGCCCCTGGCACGCCGGCACGAGATGCAGATGCGCCTGAGCTTTGCCAGCCAGCGCAAGCGCATCGCCCTCTTTGTCACCAAGGAGAACCACTGCCTCTACGACCTGCTGGCCCGCCATGAATCCGGCGACCTGCCTGTGGACATCCCGCTCATCGTGGCCAATCACGAGACACTGCGCCCCGCTGCGGAGCGCTTCGGCATCCCCTTCCACTACTTCCCCATCACCAAGGAGAACAAGCTGGAACAGGAGGCCGCGCAGATCGAGCTGCTGCGCCAGCAGCGCATCGACACCGTGGTGCTCGCGCGCTACATGCAGATCATCAGCCCGGCGATGATCGCGGAGTTCCCGCACCGCATCCTCAACATCCACCACAGCTTCCTGCCCGCCTTTGTGGGAGCCAAACCCTACCACCAGGCCTTCCAGCGTGGTGTGAAGATCATCGGCGCCACCAGCCACTACGTCACCGCCGACCTCGACGAAGGCCCCATCATCCACCAGGACGTGATGCGTGTGAGCCACGAAGACAGCGTGCACGACCTCGTGCGCCTGGGTCGCGACCTGGAGAAAACCGTGCTCGCCAAAGCCCTGTGGTGGCACGTCCGCGAGCGCGTGCTGGTCTTCAAGAACAAGACCGTGGTGTTCGATTGA
- the proB gene encoding glutamate 5-kinase: MSPKRIVLKFGSGILTRKDAPEPDPVQLRKLVEAVALLRRAGHSVVVVSSGAVASGLKPLEFKQRPTDVTTLQALAAVGQTHLMHAYESLLRDHGLHVAQLLVTHEDFENEDRAPRVKAVLDRLIEFTQVVPVINENDSVAIEELRYGDNDKLSSRVARFWGADVLILLTSAPGLLRDMKKPEEGPIPVVADVDEVIHHAEEEKSALGTGGMISKLRAVQDAVHGGVECIIASGRHAEQIPSLIDGHGICTRFPAAARS, from the coding sequence ATGTCCCCCAAGCGCATTGTTCTCAAATTCGGCTCCGGCATCCTCACGCGCAAAGACGCGCCTGAACCCGATCCCGTGCAGCTGCGCAAGCTGGTGGAGGCTGTGGCCTTGCTGCGGCGTGCCGGGCACAGCGTTGTGGTGGTCAGCAGCGGTGCCGTGGCCTCGGGGTTGAAACCGCTGGAGTTCAAGCAGCGCCCCACAGACGTGACCACCCTGCAGGCGCTGGCAGCCGTGGGCCAGACACACCTCATGCACGCCTACGAGTCCCTGCTGCGGGATCACGGCCTGCACGTGGCCCAGCTTCTCGTCACGCACGAGGACTTTGAAAACGAAGACCGCGCCCCGCGTGTGAAGGCGGTGCTGGACCGCCTCATTGAGTTCACCCAGGTGGTGCCCGTCATCAATGAAAACGACTCGGTGGCCATCGAGGAGCTGCGCTATGGAGACAATGACAAGCTCTCTTCCCGCGTGGCCCGTTTCTGGGGAGCCGACGTGCTCATCCTGCTGACCAGCGCCCCCGGCCTGCTGCGCGACATGAAGAAGCCCGAGGAAGGCCCCATCCCCGTGGTGGCGGATGTGGACGAAGTGATCCACCACGCCGAAGAGGAAAAATCCGCCCTCGGCACCGGCGGCATGATCTCCAAGCTGCGCGCTGTGCAGGATGCCGTACACGGCGGTGTGGAGTGCATCATCGCCTCCGGCCGCCACGCCGAGCAGATCCCCAGCCTAATCGACGGGCACGGAATCTGCACCCGTTTCCCCGCTGCCGCTCGTTCTTAA
- a CDS encoding beta-ketoacyl-ACP synthase III has protein sequence MPAPSSQPFCASSIIGTGSYMPEKVLTNDDLSKIVDTSDEWITSRTGIKERRIAAAEQATSDLAAEAARKAMESAGVSPEEIQLIIVATVTPDMFFPSTACFVQKKIGASNAVCFDVSAACSGFLYALQVARHFINTGNRTTALVIGAEKLSSLINWKDRNTCVLFGDGAGAVVIRRADEETDAPGRVLSTVMGTDGTLADVLKVPGGGSACPITPENVESHPNTIHMEGRETFKHAVTRMLEASQQALEMAGLSASDVALVIPHQANARIISAIAERLNLPLERVFMNLDKYGNTSAATIPVALDEANKAGRLKKGDVVLLVAFGGGFTWASSVVRW, from the coding sequence ATGCCCGCTCCTAGTTCCCAGCCCTTCTGCGCCTCCAGCATCATTGGCACCGGCAGTTACATGCCCGAGAAAGTCCTGACCAACGATGATCTGTCCAAAATCGTGGACACTTCCGATGAGTGGATCACCTCCCGCACAGGCATCAAGGAGCGCCGCATCGCCGCAGCTGAGCAGGCCACCAGCGACCTGGCCGCCGAGGCCGCCCGCAAGGCCATGGAAAGCGCCGGAGTCTCCCCTGAGGAAATCCAGCTCATCATCGTGGCCACCGTGACGCCGGACATGTTCTTCCCCTCCACCGCCTGCTTTGTGCAGAAGAAGATCGGGGCCAGCAACGCCGTGTGCTTTGACGTTTCCGCCGCCTGCTCCGGCTTCCTGTATGCCCTCCAGGTGGCGCGCCATTTCATCAACACTGGCAACCGCACCACCGCCCTGGTCATCGGCGCTGAAAAGCTCAGCAGCCTGATCAACTGGAAGGACCGCAATACCTGCGTACTCTTTGGCGACGGCGCAGGTGCCGTGGTCATCCGCCGTGCCGACGAGGAAACGGACGCTCCTGGCCGCGTGCTCTCCACCGTGATGGGCACCGACGGCACCCTGGCCGATGTGCTCAAGGTCCCCGGCGGCGGCTCTGCCTGCCCGATCACTCCGGAAAACGTCGAGTCCCATCCCAATACCATCCACATGGAAGGGCGCGAGACCTTCAAGCATGCCGTGACCCGCATGCTGGAGGCCTCCCAGCAGGCTCTGGAAATGGCCGGACTAAGCGCCTCTGACGTGGCCCTCGTCATCCCGCATCAGGCCAATGCGCGCATCATCAGCGCCATCGCCGAGCGCCTGAACCTGCCGCTGGAGCGTGTGTTCATGAACCTGGACAAATACGGCAACACCAGCGCCGCCACCATCCCCGTGGCCCTGGACGAAGCCAACAAGGCCGGACGCCTCAAGAAAGGCGATGTCGTCCTGCTCGTAGCCTTCGGCGGCGGCTTCACCTGGGCCAGCTCCGTGGTGCGGTGGTAA
- the plsX gene encoding phosphate acyltransferase PlsX, producing MKIALDVMGGDFAPQNPIGGVKLALESLPAITKLFLVGDPAAIEKELKAQGVSSPKLEIVPASQVVDMADSGLDAVRKKKDSSISVAVNLVKDGKAEAVVSAGHTGAAVTASLIKLRTLTHIERPAIASIMPSLTKHWVLIDAGANPDSEPAHLVQNAIMGSAFARHVLGRDNPTVGLMSNGTEEEKGNALCKETSKLLRHTAGINFIGNVEGHDVWDTPPDVVVCDGFTGNVILKNAEALAHSIFSMVKSEIKSSFWTKIGGLLAKPAFKRVHTRTNPDEVGGMPLLGLRGITIIAHGSASPFAMKNAIRQACESIQHQVGPHIEAAATAHSISLHARS from the coding sequence ATGAAGATCGCACTGGATGTCATGGGGGGCGACTTCGCCCCGCAAAACCCCATCGGCGGCGTCAAACTCGCCCTCGAATCGCTGCCTGCCATCACCAAGCTCTTTCTGGTGGGCGATCCGGCCGCCATTGAAAAAGAACTGAAGGCCCAGGGAGTCTCCAGCCCCAAGCTGGAAATCGTCCCCGCCAGCCAGGTGGTGGACATGGCGGACAGCGGCCTGGACGCCGTCCGCAAAAAGAAAGACAGCTCCATCAGTGTGGCCGTGAACCTGGTAAAGGATGGCAAGGCAGAAGCCGTGGTCAGCGCCGGGCATACCGGTGCCGCCGTGACCGCCTCCCTCATCAAGCTGCGCACCCTCACCCACATCGAGCGGCCCGCCATCGCCTCCATCATGCCCTCGTTGACCAAGCACTGGGTGCTCATCGACGCTGGGGCCAATCCCGACAGCGAGCCCGCCCATCTGGTGCAAAACGCCATCATGGGCAGCGCCTTTGCCCGGCATGTGCTGGGACGTGACAACCCCACCGTGGGTCTCATGTCCAACGGCACCGAGGAGGAAAAAGGCAACGCCCTCTGCAAGGAGACCAGCAAGCTGCTGCGCCACACCGCAGGCATCAATTTCATCGGCAATGTGGAAGGTCACGACGTGTGGGACACCCCGCCAGACGTCGTCGTGTGCGACGGCTTCACCGGAAATGTCATCCTCAAAAACGCCGAGGCCCTGGCCCACTCCATCTTCAGCATGGTGAAGAGTGAAATTAAGAGTTCCTTCTGGACCAAAATCGGTGGCCTCCTGGCCAAGCCTGCCTTCAAGCGCGTACACACTCGCACCAACCCCGACGAGGTCGGCGGCATGCCGCTCCTAGGCCTGCGGGGCATCACCATCATCGCCCATGGCAGTGCATCTCCATTTGCCATGAAGAACGCCATACGGCAGGCTTGCGAATCCATCCAACACCAGGTGGGGCCCCACATCGAGGCCGCCGCCACCGCCCATTCCATCTCCCTCCATGCCCGCTCCTAG
- the xrtZ gene encoding exosortase Z produces MAFRPTAASLRTTIAAVAVAAAVHLTQSKDMVVDFTRPIVLHALQWLGNDAADCGDELRVGRLMVPWTRDCAGINLLLILLALAVWVNRRENRAWRFWLCMAGMVPAAVAANVLRVLTLLTYRTVAYPGVESPQTHYFMGFMWLVPFIALITPRDHRPASAGLMETLHAAAVVALLAPMAGTPNATLLTLAAIISLSHCRLVEGSARFATWPLAAWVVAGLGIAVVGMESFWLPWLLICPLLVQKHWVFSIPGAACLACTHSLVAMQSWSWAVAGVGLAWAWRSGESPAQPAAPASVPAPEPQPEPVHLGAYLAARAGQTVFMACLALPFLASTLLAFGLKNWEPPAGMLSRCISPNCYEVRLPGQPDEIGLACYSSASRDRHHTLNVCLKYRGIELQPVEGSPDVLTDGKNWFREFFLQDGHLLPDYPAYVRATFRPWSDPGVHLIFVSRQQAQHPGAFNAACEELAQKFYQKCLSVQEMQVAERSSR; encoded by the coding sequence ATGGCCTTCCGCCCCACTGCCGCCAGCTTGCGCACCACGATTGCCGCCGTGGCGGTGGCGGCTGCGGTGCACCTCACGCAGTCAAAGGACATGGTGGTGGATTTTACACGCCCCATCGTCCTGCACGCGCTGCAGTGGCTGGGCAACGATGCGGCTGACTGCGGCGATGAGCTGCGCGTGGGCCGCCTTATGGTACCCTGGACACGTGACTGCGCCGGGATCAATCTCCTGCTCATCCTCCTGGCGCTGGCGGTGTGGGTCAACCGCCGTGAGAACCGAGCCTGGCGCTTCTGGCTCTGCATGGCGGGCATGGTGCCGGCTGCCGTGGCGGCCAATGTACTGCGCGTGCTCACGCTGCTGACCTACCGCACCGTGGCCTATCCCGGTGTGGAGAGCCCGCAGACGCATTACTTCATGGGCTTTATGTGGCTGGTGCCGTTTATCGCCCTCATCACACCTAGAGACCACCGTCCTGCCTCCGCTGGTCTGATGGAAACCCTGCACGCCGCTGCGGTGGTGGCGCTGCTGGCCCCCATGGCGGGCACCCCCAATGCAACGCTGCTGACTCTGGCGGCCATCATCAGCCTTTCCCACTGTCGGCTGGTCGAGGGCAGCGCCCGCTTCGCGACATGGCCGCTGGCTGCTTGGGTGGTTGCGGGCTTGGGTATCGCCGTGGTGGGCATGGAATCCTTTTGGCTGCCCTGGCTGCTGATATGCCCCCTGCTGGTACAGAAGCACTGGGTTTTCAGCATTCCTGGTGCCGCCTGCCTGGCCTGCACCCACTCTTTGGTGGCCATGCAATCGTGGTCGTGGGCTGTGGCAGGAGTGGGGCTGGCATGGGCTTGGCGGTCTGGTGAAAGTCCCGCCCAACCTGCCGCCCCAGCCTCTGTCCCAGCGCCGGAGCCGCAGCCTGAGCCTGTGCACCTCGGGGCATATCTAGCCGCCCGGGCTGGCCAGACCGTATTCATGGCCTGCTTGGCCCTGCCTTTTTTAGCCTCCACTTTGCTGGCCTTTGGCCTCAAAAACTGGGAGCCCCCGGCTGGCATGCTCTCCCGTTGTATCTCGCCCAACTGCTACGAGGTCCGCCTGCCCGGCCAACCGGACGAGATCGGTCTGGCCTGCTACAGCTCCGCCAGCCGCGACCGCCACCACACTCTGAATGTGTGCCTGAAATACCGGGGCATCGAGCTGCAACCGGTGGAAGGCAGCCCCGATGTGCTCACTGATGGCAAAAACTGGTTCCGTGAGTTCTTCCTGCAGGACGGCCACCTGCTGCCGGACTACCCCGCTTATGTGCGCGCTACTTTCCGCCCGTGGTCGGACCCAGGCGTGCATCTCATCTTTGTCTCCAGACAGCAGGCCCAGCATCCCGGCGCCTTTAATGCAGCCTGCGAAGAGCTGGCGCAGAAGTTCTACCAGAAGTGCCTGAGTGTGCAGGAAATGCAGGTGGCGGAACGGAGCAGCAGGTAA
- a CDS encoding Npun_F0296 family exosortase-dependent surface protein, with amino-acid sequence MKTAILSILLTATTLPASAELIITYAENPESNLSTLKNTNVFTFDDLKTGVDKNVSWSGVGSFDQLYVKNADIYGGAASAANPNGTKYSLQGAGTGVLSSTLTLNKDSSYFGMWWSAGDSSNVLKFYENSTLVGTFTTSSLMNLLPSSYDGNPKDRSQDRNEPFAFINFFGDANTAWNKVVLTNNNSSGFESDNYTSRTTAWNPLVDGALPGIPVAIVNGTTTTKVTKDTLAGTKWSLGQTAVAAAPGAPAPPVTLLAAFAGVIGLRQVRARRKQAA; translated from the coding sequence ATGAAAACAGCCATACTATCCATCCTGCTCACCGCCACAACGCTGCCTGCCAGCGCCGAACTCATCATCACCTACGCGGAGAATCCAGAGTCGAACCTCTCCACCCTGAAAAACACCAATGTCTTCACTTTTGACGATCTGAAGACCGGGGTGGACAAAAACGTCTCCTGGAGCGGTGTGGGCAGCTTTGACCAGCTCTACGTCAAAAATGCCGACATCTACGGCGGTGCCGCCAGTGCAGCCAATCCGAACGGCACCAAATATTCTCTGCAGGGAGCCGGCACCGGTGTGCTCAGCAGCACGCTGACGCTCAACAAAGACTCCTCCTATTTCGGCATGTGGTGGTCTGCCGGAGACTCCAGCAATGTGCTGAAGTTTTACGAAAACTCCACGCTGGTGGGCACCTTCACCACCAGCAGCCTCATGAACCTCCTGCCCTCAAGTTACGATGGCAATCCCAAGGATCGCTCACAGGACCGAAACGAGCCCTTTGCCTTTATCAACTTCTTTGGGGATGCCAACACGGCCTGGAACAAGGTGGTGCTGACCAACAATAACTCCTCCGGCTTCGAGTCAGACAATTACACCAGCCGCACCACAGCATGGAATCCGCTGGTGGACGGTGCGCTGCCCGGCATTCCTGTGGCCATCGTAAACGGGACTACCACCACCAAGGTCACCAAGGACACCCTGGCAGGCACCAAATGGAGTCTGGGACAGACCGCCGTGGCAGCCGCTCCCGGAGCCCCCGCTCCGCCGGTCACTCTGCTGGCCGCCTTTGCCGGTGTCATCGGCCTTCGCCAGGTGCGCGCACGTCGGAAGCAGGCGGCGTAA